A single Alcanivorax borkumensis SK2 DNA region contains:
- a CDS encoding COG3014 family protein has protein sequence MNLLRKGCLWVALLATLSGCATNSLFVSYPSQAQKWKATLGNEAASLGTMQKLEKATAGGDGVLYLQELGRVAQLNGQGEVSRNAFADAVSKYDAEDASAKIQVSSLAASGTSLLTNDNARPYVAPDYERIFTRAYQAMNYWAENDVTGTAVELRAAALEQRVSASKREKEIAKAEEKAQENDVDVSQFDGYFEGIDAVAGDVKASFQNAWTFYLSALFWEAHGEYNDALVDYKKALEIHSGIDMIKEDVERVSNPEARSGSDEGMVAVLYEQGFVQPREEFSLPIPTVHGVFSVAFPTYAISSKPRPDSLRVLDSASQPLGETVVLADVGGLAAKDLKERMPGMLVRQTLRATAKYNMQKQANDNFGLLGSLSTQIYNLVSEQADRRSWLSLPAYAQATRLHLPQGEHVLVLSTPAGNRTLTVPVVRRGLTVIHAVAVPGQLITRILPVQEGPL, from the coding sequence ATGAATTTATTAAGGAAGGGATGCCTGTGGGTGGCGTTGTTGGCAACGCTGAGTGGGTGTGCCACGAACTCCCTGTTCGTCTCTTACCCCAGCCAGGCACAAAAATGGAAAGCCACATTGGGGAATGAGGCTGCCAGTTTGGGGACCATGCAGAAATTGGAGAAAGCCACCGCCGGGGGCGATGGCGTGTTGTATCTTCAAGAGTTAGGCCGGGTCGCGCAGCTCAATGGCCAGGGTGAGGTCAGCCGTAATGCCTTTGCCGATGCGGTGTCCAAATACGATGCTGAAGACGCCAGCGCGAAAATCCAAGTGTCCTCTCTAGCCGCCAGCGGCACCTCTTTGCTCACCAACGATAATGCCCGCCCTTATGTGGCACCGGACTACGAGCGCATCTTTACCCGTGCCTATCAGGCCATGAATTATTGGGCTGAAAACGATGTCACCGGCACCGCTGTAGAATTGCGGGCGGCGGCACTGGAGCAGCGGGTGTCGGCCAGCAAACGGGAAAAGGAAATCGCTAAGGCTGAGGAAAAGGCGCAAGAGAACGACGTGGACGTGTCCCAGTTCGATGGTTACTTCGAGGGTATTGATGCGGTAGCCGGTGACGTTAAAGCCAGCTTCCAGAATGCCTGGACCTTCTATCTGTCTGCCTTGTTCTGGGAGGCGCATGGTGAATATAACGATGCCTTGGTCGATTACAAGAAAGCGCTGGAGATCCATTCCGGCATCGATATGATTAAGGAAGACGTGGAACGGGTGTCTAACCCAGAGGCTCGGAGTGGCAGTGATGAGGGCATGGTGGCGGTGCTCTATGAACAGGGCTTTGTGCAACCCCGGGAAGAGTTCTCCCTGCCGATTCCCACTGTCCACGGGGTGTTTTCCGTGGCATTCCCGACCTATGCGATTAGCAGCAAGCCACGCCCGGACAGCCTGCGAGTGCTCGACAGCGCTAGCCAGCCGTTGGGCGAAACCGTGGTGTTGGCGGATGTGGGCGGCTTGGCCGCGAAAGATTTGAAAGAGCGCATGCCCGGCATGTTGGTACGCCAGACGCTGCGGGCCACGGCTAAATACAACATGCAAAAACAGGCCAACGACAACTTCGGCCTATTAGGCTCATTGAGCACTCAGATTTATAATTTGGTTAGTGAGCAGGCCGACCGTCGCAGCTGGCTGAGCTTGCCAGCCTATGCTCAGGCTACCCGACTTCACTTGCCTCAAGGTGAGCACGTATTAGTGCTAAGTACCCCGGCAGGTAACAGAACGCTGACGGTTCCGGTCGTGCGCCGGGGCCTCACCGTGATTCATGCAGTGGCCGTACCTGGCCAGTTGATTACTCGCATATTACCCGTTCAGGAGGGTCCCCTATGA
- a CDS encoding monovalent cation:proton antiporter-2 (CPA2) family protein, with translation MDGFFSQALVLLGATLVLLPLFQRLGLGSILGYLAAGIAVGPLGFGLVSGGNDVLHFAELGVVLMLFLVGLELAPQQLWAQRQRLVGLGASQMVFSALLLTGGFYLLGFDSHQSVAIGATLALSSTAFVVQMLVETNQLGTSQGRSAFSILLFQDLAVIPILLLLPLLAGAQAGEDSPQLLAGLVALAAMVLAGKYALNPWLGWQAKLRNRELMTASALMLVLGSAALMEHLGLSMGLGAFVAGVLLANSPYREQLETDIQPFKGLLLGLFFLAIGMTMDLRLLLDHSGNIALFLVMLLGLKGLVLVAISRLRGAQWRSTVMFGILLSQGGEFAFVLLTQAQTLNLLDSTLAGQLNLVVALSMACTPLLLKLVTLLWPKADGKAPRKDLEEEDMPSNHHPQVVIAGLGRFGQITARILVGRQIPFTALDSDPDEIDLLRRYGNEVYFGDVTRLDLLHNAGLGQAKVLVLAVDDVDASLKAAELVRDHFPNVTIVARARDRYHAYKLHALGVEQVIRESFESALLSARLTLMQLGVPESTAIDLVRSFRELDERLLLEQIEHRADMEMLVETNARGRAELQSLLSEGKAGQKTGGN, from the coding sequence GTGGACGGATTTTTCTCGCAGGCGCTGGTGTTGCTGGGGGCGACACTGGTGTTGTTGCCGTTGTTCCAACGGCTGGGGCTGGGCAGCATTCTGGGCTATTTGGCGGCGGGCATTGCTGTAGGGCCGTTGGGGTTTGGGCTGGTTAGTGGCGGTAACGATGTACTGCATTTTGCCGAGTTGGGGGTGGTGTTGATGCTGTTCTTGGTCGGGTTGGAGCTGGCCCCGCAGCAACTATGGGCGCAGCGCCAGCGGCTGGTAGGGCTGGGGGCCAGCCAAATGGTGTTCAGTGCCTTGCTATTGACCGGCGGTTTTTATTTGTTGGGCTTCGATAGCCATCAAAGCGTGGCGATCGGGGCCACCCTCGCGCTGTCCTCCACGGCGTTTGTAGTGCAAATGCTGGTGGAAACCAACCAGCTGGGTACCTCTCAGGGGCGATCAGCCTTTTCCATTCTGTTATTTCAGGATTTGGCTGTGATCCCGATTCTGCTATTGCTGCCGTTACTGGCCGGGGCCCAGGCGGGTGAAGATAGCCCCCAGTTATTGGCAGGCCTCGTTGCGCTGGCGGCGATGGTATTAGCGGGCAAGTATGCGTTGAACCCGTGGCTCGGCTGGCAGGCCAAGCTGCGTAACCGGGAGCTGATGACCGCCAGTGCACTGATGTTGGTGTTGGGTTCTGCGGCGTTGATGGAACACCTGGGGCTGTCTATGGGGCTGGGGGCTTTTGTGGCGGGTGTGCTGCTGGCCAATTCGCCGTATCGGGAGCAGCTGGAAACCGATATCCAGCCATTCAAGGGTCTGTTGCTCGGGCTGTTTTTCCTGGCCATCGGCATGACCATGGATTTGCGTCTGCTGTTGGATCATTCGGGCAACATCGCGTTGTTCTTGGTTATGTTATTGGGTCTAAAGGGGCTGGTACTGGTCGCCATTAGCCGACTGCGTGGAGCGCAATGGCGCAGTACCGTCATGTTCGGCATTCTGCTTAGCCAGGGCGGTGAGTTTGCCTTTGTGCTGCTGACTCAGGCTCAGACGTTGAATTTACTCGATAGCACTCTGGCCGGGCAGCTGAATCTGGTGGTGGCGTTGTCTATGGCCTGTACCCCGTTGTTGCTGAAACTAGTAACGCTTTTGTGGCCTAAGGCGGATGGCAAGGCACCGCGCAAGGATCTGGAAGAAGAAGACATGCCCAGCAATCACCACCCCCAGGTGGTGATTGCTGGGCTAGGTCGCTTCGGGCAGATCACTGCCCGGATTCTGGTGGGGCGCCAGATCCCCTTCACTGCGCTGGATTCGGACCCGGACGAAATCGATTTGCTGCGTCGTTACGGTAATGAGGTGTACTTCGGTGATGTGACCCGGCTAGATCTGCTGCACAACGCCGGGCTGGGACAGGCCAAGGTGCTGGTGCTGGCCGTGGATGATGTGGACGCTTCTTTGAAAGCCGCAGAGCTGGTGCGCGACCATTTCCCCAATGTGACCATCGTGGCTCGTGCCCGTGACCGCTATCACGCTTACAAGCTGCATGCCCTTGGAGTGGAGCAAGTGATTCGAGAAAGCTTTGAATCCGCCCTGCTGAGTGCGCGCCTGACGTTAATGCAGTTAGGGGTGCCTGAGTCCACGGCCATTGATTTGGTGCGCAGTTTTCGGGAGTTGGATGAGCGCCTGTTACTGGAACAGATTGAACATCGCGCGGACATGGAGATGTTAGTGGAAACCAACGCGAGAGGGAGGGCTGAACTGCAATCGTTATTGTCTGAGGGCAAAGCAGGCCAAAAAACAGGGGGCAATTGA
- a CDS encoding HPP family protein, with the protein MSKQSDQLRQQLVGGVLRQLHLEAMSERFNPRVVLALFNLVNGGLSIALIASVALVTQQAFIFPSLGASAFLLFHLPLAEAASPRNVLCGHLIGALCGWASLWVCGLHDAPAAFITGVEWPRVVAAGLSLGMASALMILFRVAHPPAAATALIVSLGLMHELQQLPVLLSAVALLVAQAFVINRLAGIPYPLWKTPQPNT; encoded by the coding sequence ATGAGCAAGCAAAGCGATCAGCTCCGCCAGCAACTAGTGGGTGGCGTGTTACGGCAGCTGCATCTGGAAGCCATGAGCGAACGCTTTAATCCCCGTGTGGTGTTGGCACTGTTTAATCTCGTCAATGGTGGCCTGAGCATTGCACTGATCGCCAGTGTGGCGCTGGTTACTCAGCAAGCGTTTATCTTTCCCTCCCTGGGCGCCAGCGCCTTTCTGTTATTTCATCTTCCCTTGGCGGAAGCCGCGTCCCCCCGCAATGTGCTGTGCGGCCATCTGATCGGCGCACTGTGTGGCTGGGCATCGTTATGGGTATGCGGGCTGCATGATGCGCCAGCCGCCTTCATTACCGGGGTAGAATGGCCCCGTGTGGTGGCGGCAGGGCTGTCATTGGGCATGGCCAGTGCATTGATGATCCTGTTTCGGGTGGCTCACCCCCCGGCCGCCGCCACCGCACTGATCGTGTCGCTGGGGCTAATGCATGAGCTGCAACAACTGCCGGTGTTGCTTAGCGCCGTGGCATTACTGGTTGCTCAGGCTTTCGTAATCAATCGGCTTGCCGGCATTCCTTACCCATTGTGGAAAACCCCTCAACCGAACACCTAA
- a CDS encoding PepSY-associated TM helix domain-containing protein has protein sequence MRALLVLLHRWFGLFIAAFLIIAGLTGAVISWDHELDEWLNPHLFTSQSQGEPLPMLELVRHVENADPRVRASFFALEAEPGHNAEIWVDAKVNPDTGRRYELGYDHAFVDPVTGEIVGKREWGEISLHPEHLMSFLYKLHFTLHLPEWNGINRWGIWLMGAAAMVWLFDTFIAMALTLPRKRRTQKPAGKSWLQRWKPAWMIRRGAGAYKLNFDLHRAVGLWTFALLLMLAFTSFSLNLYREIFYPVMSIVSETTPGPFETRTPTALHDPVEPQVSWPALFQKARTHADNRGWDEPMGDTFYSDNFAVFGVRFYYPGEDHDSGGMKVKSLYYDGRSAALIGEEEPWEGTVADVFSQLQFPLHSGRIVGLPGRIIVSIMGIAVAMLSITGLVIWWKKRKARVTSKRRKQEAAMAATTTP, from the coding sequence ATGCGCGCATTACTGGTTCTACTTCACCGCTGGTTCGGTCTCTTCATTGCCGCTTTTCTGATTATTGCCGGCTTGACCGGAGCCGTGATTTCTTGGGATCACGAATTGGATGAATGGCTTAACCCGCATCTTTTTACAAGCCAGAGCCAAGGCGAGCCACTGCCCATGCTGGAACTGGTCCGTCATGTGGAAAACGCGGACCCGCGAGTCCGGGCCAGCTTCTTTGCCCTAGAAGCAGAGCCGGGCCATAACGCCGAAATCTGGGTGGATGCCAAAGTAAACCCGGACACCGGGCGGCGCTACGAACTGGGTTACGACCATGCCTTCGTAGATCCGGTTACCGGCGAAATCGTCGGCAAACGCGAATGGGGGGAAATCTCCCTGCACCCGGAACACCTGATGTCGTTTCTGTACAAGCTGCATTTCACCCTGCACCTGCCGGAATGGAACGGCATCAACCGCTGGGGCATCTGGTTGATGGGTGCCGCCGCCATGGTCTGGTTATTCGACACGTTTATCGCCATGGCGCTGACTCTGCCGCGCAAACGCCGCACCCAGAAACCGGCGGGCAAGAGCTGGCTGCAACGCTGGAAACCCGCCTGGATGATTCGCCGCGGCGCGGGCGCCTACAAACTGAATTTCGACCTGCACCGGGCCGTCGGCCTGTGGACCTTCGCTTTATTGTTGATGCTAGCCTTTACCTCATTTTCCCTAAACTTATACCGAGAAATCTTTTACCCGGTCATGTCTATAGTGTCCGAAACTACCCCCGGGCCGTTTGAAACACGCACGCCCACCGCATTGCATGACCCCGTAGAACCCCAGGTTAGCTGGCCTGCATTGTTCCAAAAGGCTCGAACGCACGCGGACAATCGCGGCTGGGACGAGCCCATGGGTGACACCTTCTACAGCGACAATTTTGCGGTCTTCGGGGTGCGCTTCTACTACCCAGGGGAAGACCACGATAGCGGCGGAATGAAGGTGAAGAGCCTCTATTACGATGGCCGCAGTGCCGCTTTAATTGGTGAGGAAGAGCCCTGGGAAGGCACCGTCGCGGATGTCTTCAGCCAACTACAGTTCCCCCTGCATTCTGGTCGCATCGTCGGTCTACCTGGGCGCATTATCGTCTCAATCATGGGCATTGCGGTCGCCATGCTCTCCATCACCGGGCTGGTAATCTGGTGGAAGAAAAGAAAGGCGAGGGTAACGAGCAAGCGTCGTAAACAAGAAGCAGCGATGGCGGCTACCACCACGCCTTGA
- the lpoB gene encoding penicillin-binding protein activator LpoB, giving the protein MVRLFSMMMLGAALVLSGCSTVDYGDAQGRETVNTDFGSTDLQMIASKMVDDMLVFPPIVQMTQSRRPVVFVDRIKNKTTEHVDTESITDTIQSKLINSGKFRFADMTVVNRVREQLDYQSDSGLVDQSTAAAMGRQIGAEFMMYGNFSSIVKRDGSTKDVYYKFTLKLLNIQTGIIEWANEKEIRKTKSKSLFGL; this is encoded by the coding sequence ATGGTACGTTTATTTTCAATGATGATGCTCGGCGCTGCATTGGTGCTGTCTGGTTGTTCCACTGTGGATTATGGTGATGCCCAAGGCCGTGAAACCGTGAATACCGACTTCGGTTCCACTGACCTGCAGATGATTGCCAGCAAGATGGTGGATGACATGCTGGTGTTCCCGCCCATTGTGCAGATGACCCAGAGCCGTCGCCCGGTGGTCTTTGTCGATCGCATCAAGAACAAGACCACCGAGCATGTGGATACGGAATCCATCACAGATACCATCCAGTCCAAGCTGATCAATTCCGGTAAATTTCGTTTTGCCGACATGACGGTGGTTAATCGTGTACGCGAACAGTTGGATTACCAGAGTGATTCCGGCCTGGTGGATCAGAGCACTGCCGCGGCCATGGGTCGTCAAATCGGCGCTGAGTTCATGATGTACGGTAACTTTTCTTCCATTGTGAAGCGTGATGGCAGCACCAAAGATGTGTATTACAAATTCACCCTGAAGTTGCTCAACATCCAGACCGGTATCATTGAGTGGGCGAACGAGAAAGAAATCCGCAAGACCAAATCCAAAAGCCTGTTCGGCCTGTAA
- the serA gene encoding phosphoglycerate dehydrogenase gives MADTSLEKDKIRVLLLEGIHENAVENLKANGYSNVELLPTALTGDDLTAKIKDAHFVGIRSRTQLTEEVFEAAEKLIGVGCFCIGTNQVDLKAALKRGIPVFNAPYSNTRSVAELVIAHTINMMRGIPEKNAVAHRGGWLKSAKDSYEIRGKTLGIVGYGNIGAQVSVLAESMGMRVKFYDVVPKLPLGNAEQVGTLTDLLAQSDVVSLHVPDTADTRWMIQEEQIRAIKPKGYLINYARGKVVDIEALAAALNDGHLLGAAIDVFPEEPKGNDDEFISPLREFDNVILTPHIGGSTKEAQVNIGTEVSEKLIRYSDNGATLGAVNFPEVALPPHPDMHRLLHTHKNVPGVLTQINTVFSENGINICGQYLQTNEEIGYVVIDVDKGYSQLALEKLRTIDGTIRTRVLF, from the coding sequence ATGGCCGATACTTCTCTTGAGAAGGATAAGATCCGCGTTCTCCTGCTCGAGGGCATCCACGAAAACGCCGTGGAGAACCTGAAAGCGAATGGTTACTCCAATGTGGAGCTGCTGCCCACCGCGCTCACCGGGGATGACCTGACTGCCAAAATCAAGGATGCTCATTTTGTTGGCATCCGCTCCCGCACCCAGCTCACCGAAGAGGTGTTTGAGGCAGCGGAAAAACTGATTGGCGTTGGCTGTTTCTGTATTGGCACTAACCAGGTAGACCTGAAGGCCGCCCTGAAGCGTGGTATCCCGGTTTTCAACGCGCCTTACTCCAACACCCGCTCGGTGGCGGAATTGGTGATTGCTCACACCATCAATATGATGCGCGGCATTCCGGAAAAGAATGCGGTTGCCCACCGTGGTGGCTGGCTGAAGTCTGCCAAGGACAGTTACGAGATCCGTGGCAAGACCTTGGGTATCGTGGGTTACGGCAACATCGGTGCGCAAGTGAGCGTGTTGGCTGAATCCATGGGCATGAGAGTAAAGTTCTACGACGTGGTACCTAAGCTGCCGCTGGGTAACGCTGAGCAGGTGGGTACTCTCACTGATCTGCTGGCCCAGTCTGATGTGGTGAGCCTGCACGTGCCGGACACTGCTGATACCCGCTGGATGATTCAGGAAGAGCAGATCCGTGCGATCAAGCCCAAGGGTTACCTGATCAATTATGCGCGCGGCAAGGTTGTCGACATTGAAGCGTTGGCGGCGGCCCTGAACGACGGCCACCTGTTGGGCGCGGCCATCGATGTGTTCCCGGAAGAGCCGAAAGGTAACGATGACGAGTTCATCAGCCCGCTGCGCGAATTCGATAATGTGATTCTGACTCCGCACATTGGTGGCTCCACCAAGGAAGCCCAGGTCAACATCGGTACGGAAGTGTCCGAAAAGCTGATCCGTTATTCCGACAACGGCGCTACCTTAGGTGCGGTGAATTTCCCGGAAGTGGCTCTGCCCCCGCATCCAGATATGCACCGCCTGCTTCACACCCACAAGAACGTGCCCGGCGTGCTGACTCAGATCAACACGGTTTTCTCCGAAAATGGCATCAACATTTGTGGCCAGTACCTGCAAACCAACGAAGAGATTGGTTACGTGGTTATTGATGTGGATAAGGGCTACAGCCAATTGGCGCTGGAAAAGCTACGCACTATCGACGGCACCATTCGTACCCGGGTGCTGTTCTAG
- a CDS encoding CsgG/HfaB family protein — MIKRLFSPFFLILLLCSSLSYAMTETVSVSARGYGDNPEQAMTNALVAAVRQGGGVTLAVDPNFRTNVYEWVINQKGDVSTWQGKETSVPEPQLPTLGNIKTYQVQTVKQVNDGIWQAQIQAEILRPKTIGPDRSHLPGIAIATFESAKSSYDLGDIKVPASQVQHQLQDNLTMAFSQSGRYRVLDRTYLADVDEELGVVAQGSIAPEEMARLGQRKGADLLLVGTIEDFQIGDSAQAFYGAKMGGYAPYVRVRYRLIDTTTTEILWSDLYEWDKSEAVIREIARQLNIDDRNHPERLADQIYPEIARAIAGDATDVLYPVQVIKVDGEAVFLSQGQGRLEKGGIMKVYRPAGEMKDPDTGMTIKLEGEALATLKVSDVRTDYGIARVEGEASPLQVGDRVRSDKQAQRSLASPAGQAATPGSSDAPLKW; from the coding sequence ATGATCAAACGTCTTTTCTCTCCCTTTTTTCTTATCCTGCTGCTTTGTTCGTCTTTGAGCTATGCGATGACCGAAACCGTTTCCGTGTCAGCGCGGGGGTATGGCGATAACCCGGAGCAAGCCATGACCAATGCCCTGGTCGCGGCTGTGCGTCAGGGAGGTGGTGTGACCTTGGCGGTGGATCCTAATTTCCGCACAAATGTGTATGAATGGGTGATCAACCAAAAGGGAGATGTGTCTACTTGGCAGGGCAAAGAGACGTCGGTGCCGGAGCCGCAGTTGCCAACGCTGGGTAACATAAAAACCTACCAGGTCCAGACAGTGAAGCAGGTAAATGACGGTATCTGGCAGGCGCAGATTCAAGCGGAGATCCTGCGGCCCAAGACTATCGGCCCGGACCGCTCTCACTTGCCAGGCATTGCCATTGCTACTTTTGAGAGCGCCAAAAGCAGCTATGATCTCGGTGATATCAAGGTGCCCGCGAGCCAAGTGCAGCATCAACTTCAAGATAACCTAACAATGGCATTTTCCCAGTCCGGTCGCTACCGGGTGCTGGACCGTACCTACCTTGCGGATGTCGATGAAGAGTTGGGCGTGGTGGCCCAAGGCAGCATCGCCCCGGAAGAAATGGCACGGCTGGGTCAGCGTAAGGGCGCGGATCTGCTGTTGGTGGGTACCATTGAAGACTTCCAGATTGGCGACAGCGCGCAAGCGTTCTACGGCGCTAAGATGGGTGGTTACGCCCCCTATGTGCGGGTCCGCTATCGTCTTATCGACACCACTACCACGGAAATTCTGTGGAGCGATCTTTACGAGTGGGACAAATCAGAAGCGGTTATCCGTGAGATTGCCCGCCAGCTCAACATCGACGACCGTAATCACCCGGAGCGTTTAGCCGATCAGATCTACCCGGAAATTGCCCGCGCCATTGCCGGTGATGCCACTGACGTGCTTTATCCGGTGCAGGTGATTAAAGTTGATGGTGAGGCGGTATTTCTGAGCCAGGGCCAAGGGCGTTTGGAGAAAGGCGGCATCATGAAGGTGTATCGTCCTGCCGGGGAAATGAAAGACCCGGATACCGGTATGACCATCAAGTTGGAAGGCGAAGCCTTGGCCACCCTTAAGGTGAGCGATGTACGCACCGACTACGGCATTGCTCGAGTGGAAGGTGAAGCGAGCCCTTTGCAAGTAGGTGACCGGGTACGCTCGGACAAGCAGGCCCAACGTTCGTTGGCGTCACCCGCTGGCCAGGCTGCGACGCCGGGATCCTCGGACGCTCCCCTCAAGTGGTAA
- a CDS encoding FAD-binding oxidoreductase: MTALAHAALEQLTDLLGNRCLTDQESAERYGVDWTKVWAPAPCAVALPETTEEVQQIVEIANEHGLHLVPSGGRTGLSAGAVAANNELVVAFDRMNTILDFNEFDRAVTVQPGVITQQLQEFAEQKGLFYPVDFASAGSSQIGGNIGTNAGGIKVIRYGMTRDWITGLKVVTGKGELLDLNKGLIKNATGYDFRHLFIGSEGTLGFVVEATVKLAREPKDLTALVLGAPGFREVMKILHAFQQDIDLTAFEFFSDKAMAHVLEHGVAKPFDTECPFYCLLEFEQLSEQIGDQAMAIFERCVEEGWVLDGVMSQSLQQLDQLWQLRERISESIAPHTPYKNDISVTVSKVPDFVEDIDTVVQDAYPDFEIVWFGHIGDGNMHLNILKPADLPKEDFFAKCNNVSKWVFEIVQKYNGSISAEHGVGMTKKPYLEYSRSPEEIACMKAVKQVFDPNNVMNPGKLFDV; this comes from the coding sequence ATGACTGCCCTTGCCCATGCTGCCTTAGAGCAACTAACTGATTTGCTTGGCAATCGCTGCCTCACCGACCAGGAAAGCGCCGAACGTTACGGGGTCGACTGGACCAAGGTATGGGCACCGGCACCCTGTGCCGTGGCACTGCCGGAAACCACCGAGGAAGTGCAACAGATCGTCGAAATCGCCAACGAGCATGGTTTGCACCTCGTGCCATCCGGGGGTCGCACCGGCCTGTCCGCTGGCGCAGTCGCCGCCAACAATGAGCTAGTCGTGGCCTTTGATCGTATGAATACGATCCTCGATTTCAACGAATTCGACCGCGCCGTCACCGTACAGCCCGGCGTCATTACCCAGCAGCTGCAGGAATTCGCCGAACAGAAAGGTCTGTTCTATCCGGTCGATTTTGCCTCCGCCGGCTCCAGCCAAATCGGCGGCAACATCGGCACCAACGCCGGTGGCATCAAGGTAATTCGCTACGGCATGACCCGCGATTGGATCACCGGCCTGAAAGTGGTCACCGGCAAGGGTGAACTACTGGACCTGAACAAGGGCCTGATCAAGAACGCCACCGGCTATGACTTCCGCCACCTGTTTATCGGCTCTGAAGGCACCCTGGGCTTTGTGGTAGAAGCCACAGTAAAACTGGCCCGCGAGCCCAAAGACCTGACCGCCCTGGTACTGGGCGCGCCAGGCTTCCGGGAAGTAATGAAAATCCTCCATGCCTTCCAGCAGGACATCGACCTCACCGCCTTCGAGTTCTTCTCCGACAAGGCCATGGCCCACGTGCTGGAACACGGTGTCGCCAAGCCTTTCGATACCGAATGCCCGTTCTACTGCCTACTGGAATTCGAGCAATTGTCTGAACAAATTGGCGACCAGGCCATGGCCATTTTTGAACGCTGCGTGGAAGAAGGCTGGGTACTGGACGGCGTCATGAGCCAGTCGCTACAGCAGCTGGATCAGCTGTGGCAGCTGCGCGAACGCATCTCCGAATCCATCGCCCCTCACACCCCCTACAAGAACGACATCTCCGTCACCGTCTCTAAAGTGCCGGACTTTGTCGAAGACATCGACACCGTGGTGCAAGACGCCTACCCGGATTTCGAAATCGTCTGGTTCGGGCACATTGGCGACGGCAACATGCACCTGAACATCCTCAAACCAGCAGACCTGCCCAAGGAAGACTTCTTCGCCAAGTGCAATAACGTCTCCAAGTGGGTGTTCGAGATCGTGCAGAAATACAACGGCTCGATTTCCGCCGAACATGGTGTGGGCATGACCAAGAAACCCTACCTCGAATACTCCCGCAGCCCGGAAGAAATCGCCTGCATGAAAGCGGTGAAACAGGTATTCGACCCCAACAATGTGATGAACCCGGGAAAACTGTTCGATGTTTGA
- a CDS encoding YcfL family protein translates to MTFLRPMLAILVALVLAACSASNKGQMEVTEDGEVVTKVHSSNSLLSSRISVVDLRQKRVGDLLQVQAVLENDWKFQLDFQYKFKWFDADGFELEPEAQPWRQVVMAGRSQNSVQGVSPNPSAVRFEIWVQE, encoded by the coding sequence ATGACATTTTTACGCCCGATGTTGGCAATACTGGTAGCGTTGGTGCTGGCGGCATGTTCCGCCAGCAATAAAGGCCAGATGGAAGTAACCGAAGACGGCGAAGTCGTCACTAAGGTGCATTCCAGCAATAGCTTGCTCTCCAGCCGCATTTCCGTTGTAGACCTGCGTCAAAAGCGCGTTGGCGATTTGCTTCAGGTTCAGGCTGTATTGGAAAACGACTGGAAATTCCAGCTCGACTTCCAATACAAGTTCAAATGGTTTGATGCCGACGGTTTCGAGCTTGAGCCAGAAGCCCAGCCCTGGCGGCAGGTGGTGATGGCCGGTCGTAGCCAGAACAGTGTGCAGGGGGTGTCCCCCAACCCGTCCGCCGTGCGCTTCGAAATCTGGGTGCAGGAATAA